Part of the Catalinimonas alkaloidigena genome is shown below.
ACTGGCCTGCGATGTAGTGGTTGCGTCAGAAGATGCGATCCTCAGCGAACTTTTTGTAGGCATTGGCCTGGTCATGGATTCTGGTTCTACCTATTTTTTACCCCGGATGATCGGTAGACTGAAAGCTTTTGAGCTGGCTAGTCTGGGTACGCAGGTACAGTCGGCAGTGGCGCTCGAACTAGGCTTGGTAAATAAAGTAGTATCTGAAGAGTCATTGGATAAGGCTGTTCAAACTTATGTAGAAGGATATCTGAATGCACCCTCGACCACAGTAGGGCTGATCAAGCAGATGCTGCATCAGTCAGCCAATATGAGCCTGGAAGAAGTGCTGGAACTGGAAGCGGAATATCAGGATAAAGCCGCTGTTACCCAGGATCATCAGGAAGGAATGAAAGCTTTTCTCGAGAAAAGAGATCCGAAATTTACAGGAAAATAATACTGAATCATGAAATTTTTTAAAGTTAACGTATCACTCATTTTTTTATCTCTAATTCCCCTCACAGCTTACGCACAGGAAGAAAATGCGCCTGTACATCAGCAAGAAATTGAAAAGCTAGGTAGCGATATGGCACAGAGCTATGCTTCCCGCTATGAGGGGGTAAAAGGGAGCCCTTATTTTACAGAAAAATGGATTTCAGGGGAAATAGAATTTGACGACAGAAGTAAGTACGATGACGTAGAATTGCTTTACAATGTTTATGAAGATGAGCTGCTGGCTCGCGATAAGGGAGGAAATCCAGTAATCGTTAACAAAGAGATAGTGCGTTCATTCACCATGGGGAAAAATGACAATACCAATATGGGTAACTTTCTCAAAGCAGATTACTTGGAATATGAATTGGATGATGTTGATGATAGTCAGTATGTACAGGAACTCTATAAAGGTGAAGGGGCACTATATGCCGTAAATAAGAAAAGCCTTGGTCAAAATAGTAGTGCTGAAAATAGAGGAGATACCTATGATGCGTTTACAGAACTGAAGGCTGACTATTATTTTATTTCTCCTAGTGGTAAGATTCACCAGTTAGAACCCGAACAGAATTCAATATTGAAAGCTATGAGTGCGCGTAGGGAAGCGGTAGGAAACTATATTGAGGAACAAAACCTAGATCTGAATGAAAGAAACGACCTGGTAGAACTGGTCATGTTCTATGAAATAAAAGATTGACTGTCAGGGGGCTAAAACTGTAGAATTTGCAGGCTATGGCAGGCAGCCAGCCCCGCGGTCTCAGTTCTTAGCCGGCTGTTTCCCAAGCTTACCGGGCTAAAGCCCGCTTCTAG
Proteins encoded:
- a CDS encoding enoyl-CoA hydratase/isomerase family protein; translated protein: MYQYIQYEEQGGRATITMNRPEVYNALNQGIKEELLQAFKAAENNPEIRVVVLAGAGNAFCSGQDLKSAQEEMKGKSYADAIRTYYNPLILQMRHMPKPIIARIQGIAAGAGCSLALACDVVVASEDAILSELFVGIGLVMDSGSTYFLPRMIGRLKAFELASLGTQVQSAVALELGLVNKVVSEESLDKAVQTYVEGYLNAPSTTVGLIKQMLHQSANMSLEEVLELEAEYQDKAAVTQDHQEGMKAFLEKRDPKFTGK